One part of the Papilio machaon chromosome 5, ilPapMach1.1, whole genome shotgun sequence genome encodes these proteins:
- the LOC106708768 gene encoding solute carrier family 22 member 3, producing the protein MAVISDMKENSLESVLVKLKIYKRYHLQVAFLLFISFAFNTIHNTNFIFVTEKVTYRCKHYIYNTTNICAEWEYDDPNSFVAEYNLANQEWKRTLVGSMHSLGIMAGLLIVGPLSDRFGRKKVLVVTGTLGGVFGVAKSFSPWYWFYCVLEFLEAAIGDCCSPCYILMTEIVSGNQRIIFTLMCILGHPFGTFMTALVAWLFPFWKIYLRILYAPCLLYVLYIFFLDESPRWLLIKKKKAKAASILEKAVRRNNLLVEKNVLENIACEDCVKTDFLNVLKTTFQSKLLRKRFFVCLVWWTTSTFVNYGMSINAVTLYGNKYVNFALLGIVEALGMFMMTFIMIRFRRKYPLMSCFFAAAILCISQPFVPKNLSWLSILLYMIGKLMTSLYFGITYLYTSELYPTLTRNSMHALCSSLGRIGAIIAPQTPLLMEYWSGFPPLIFGLVSTFAGLLTITVPDISNQALPDTVRQAEELGVPDVQMSPHITKDNNKASLTQM; encoded by the exons ATGGCGGTCATTAGTGATATGAAAGAAAACAGTTTAGAAAGTGTGTTGgtgaagttaaaaatatacaagcgTTATCATTTGCAAGTCGCtttcttattgtttatatCGTTCGCGTTTAATACAATACataatactaattttatatttgttactgaGAAGGTAACTTACAG ATGCAAACATTACATATATAACACAACAAACATTTGTGCTGAGTGGGAATATGACGATCCAAATAGTTTTGTGGCCGAG TACAATCTAGCTAACCAAGAATGGAAACGGACTCTTGTGGGATCTATGCACAGTTTGGGAATTATGGCCGGCTTATTGATTGTGGGACCTTTATCTGACAG GTTCGGCCGAAAGAAGGTGCTTGTAGTGACCGGTACACTTGGCGGTGTTTTCGGTGTAGCGAAAAGTTTTTCACCCTGGTACTGGTTTTACTGCGTGTTAGAATTCCTGGAAGCTGCTATTGGTGATTGTTGTTCACCTTGCTACATTTTAA TGACAGAAATAGTGTCCGGTAATCAGAGAATTATTTTCACGTTAATGTGTATCCTGGGTCATCCATTTGGCACGTTCATGACCGCATTAGTGGCATGGCTATTTCCATTCTGGAAGATATATTTACGTATCCTCTATGCACCCTGTCTTCTTTATGTgttgtacatatttttcttaGATGAAAGCCCAAGATGGTTGcttataaagaagaaaaaggcAAAAGCGGCTTCGATTTTAGAAAAAGCAGtaagaagaaacaatttaCTGGTGGAGAAGAATGTTCTAGAAAACATTGCTTGTGAAGATTGCGTTAAGACTGATTTTCTAAATGTTCTTAAGACCACTTTTCAGTCAAAATTGCTACGTAAAAGATTTTTCGTATGTTTAGTATGGTGGACGACATCTACATTTGTAAACTACGGCATGTCAATAAATGCAGTAACGTTGTATGGAAACAAGTATGTTAATTTCGCCTTGTTGGGCATTGTTGAAGCATTGGGAATGTTTATGATGACATTTATTATGATCCGATTTAGAAGAAAATATCCGTTGATGAGTTGCTTTTTTGCCGCTGCTATATTGTGTATATCTCAGCCGTTTGTACCGAAAA ATCTGTCTTGGCTGTCAATATTGCTCTACATGATTGGGAAGTTGATGACTTCCCTGTATTTTGGAATAACATACTTGTATACATCAGAACTGTATCCGACGTTGACAAGAAACTCAATGCACGCGCTTTGTTCATCATTAGGAAGAATTGGAGCAATCATTGCTCCACAAACACCTTTACTG ATGGAGTATTGGTCAGGTTTTCCTCCATTGATCTTCGGTTTAGTGTCCACGTTCGCTGGTCTGCTAACTATAACTGTGCCGGATATATCTAACCAAGCCCTACCAGATACGGTGCGTCAAGCGGAAGAGTTGGGTGTTCCTGATGTTCAAATGTCGCCacatattacaaaagataacaataagGCTTCATTGACACAAATGTGA
- the LOC106708771 gene encoding solute carrier family 22 member 1, with translation MAAVVPVDEKRVDLDDVLDKFSIYKSYHLKIAALIFLGFATNTMYCSNFIFVAEETGYTCVINSTVNNTTDCVEWLYDNPNSFVAEFQLANQEWKRTLVGTVHSFGYMVGLLIVGPLSDRFGRKNAFIMTGVLGGVFGVARSFSHSYWLYIALEFLEAFIGDCCSPAYILITEVVSTKQRLKFILMCTIGYTFGGFATSLAAWLVPYWRNLLQVLYTPALLFFFYKYLLDESPRWLLIKGHKEKAIEVLEKAAKKNNQKLDKHFLDKLSCESNENSNFLKIVKSTFQSKVLCGRFFVCLVWWTTSTFVNYGLTINSVSLQGNKYINFALLSVVDLPGLFIITYILTYCKRKLPLMCCFFAAAVLCVSQPFVPLDLPWLSIVFFMAGKLMSSFYFNITYLYTSELFPTYTRNSMHALCSSLGRIGSIISPQTPLLIQYWFGLPSLIFGLASLFGGFVTFFVPDIADDSLPDTISQAEELGKPKPKKSLSINCANPDVTK, from the exons ATGGCGGCTGTTGTACCTGTTGATGAGAAAAGAGTTGACTTAGATGATGTTTTGGATAAATTCAGCATTTACAAAAGTTATCATCTGAAGATAGCAGCATTAATATTCCTTGGATTCGCAACGAATACTATGTATTGTTctaatttcatatttgttgCAGAAGAAACCGGTTACAC ATGTGTTATAAATTCCACTGTAAACAACACTACAGATTGTGTAGAGTGGCTCTATGACAACCCAAACTCATTTGTGGCCGAA TTCCAGCTCGCAAATCAAGAATGGAAACGAACACTGGTGGGCACAGTTCACAGCTTTGGCTACATGGTCGGCCTTCTCATAGTCGGACCTCTTTCCGACAG GTTTGGAAGAAAGAATGCGTTCATAATGACAGGCGTTCTCGGCGGGGTATTCGGTGTGGCTCGCAGTTTCTCTCATTCCTACTGGCTGTACATTGCATTAGAGTTCCTTGAAGCTTTCATAGGCGATTGTTGTTCGCCTGCATATATTTTGA ttacagAAGTGGTTTCAACAAAGCAGAggctaaaatttatattaatgtgtACAATAGGTTATACATTTGGAGGTTTCGCTACAAGCTTAGCAGCATGGCTAGTACCTTACTGGAGAAATTTATTGCAAGTGCTATATACACCCGCATTACTTTTCTTCTTCTACAAATATCTTCTAGATGAAAGTCCGCGCTGGTTACTAATAAAAGGACACAAAGAGAAAGCCATAGAAGTACTCGAGAAAGCAGCAAagaaaaacaatcaaaaactTGATAAACACTTTCTTGACAAGTTATCGTGTGAAAGTAACGAGAATTCGAACTTTTTAAAGATTGTTAAAAGCACTTTTCAATCGAAAGTATTATGTGGAaggttttttgtttgtttagtgTGGTGGACCACATCCACTTTTGTTAACTACGGTCTTACCATCAATTCTGTATCTCTGCAAGGAAACAAATACATCAACTTTGCCTTGTTGTCTGTCGTAGACTTACCAGGattgtttataataacatacatattaacGTACTGCAAACGCAAACTGCCTTTAATGTGCTGTTTTTTCGCTGCTGCAGTATTATGCGTTTCTCAACCATTTGTACCATTAG ATTTACCTTGGTTATCCATCGTTTTCTTTATGGCCGGTAAATTAATGTCATCATTTTACTTCaacataacatatttatacacATCCGAGTTATTTCCGACTTATACTAGAAATTCAATGCACGCGCTGTGTTCCTCATTGGGACGAATCGGATCCATCATTTCTCCACAGACCCCTTTGTTG ATACAATACTGGTTCGGTCTACCGTCGCTGATCTTTGGGTTAGCGTCGCTCTTCGGTGGATTTGTGACATTCTTCGTGCCGGACATCGCAGACGACTCGCTGCCGGACACCATCAGTCAGGCTGAGGAACTCGGGAAGCCGAAGCCGAAGAAATCGTTAAGTATAAACTGCGCGAATCCTGATGTtaccaaataa
- the LOC106708646 gene encoding solute carrier family 22 member 2 produces MSRVTNNTENRIDLEDVLDKFSVYSYYFMKISFLMCLIFLSNSVYSCNYIFATEKTSYRCKDQSINNSDHIQDDCMEWEYDNPNTFMAEFQLANQEWKRTLVGTTHCFGYMVGLLIVGPLSDRLGRKNAIVVTAVLGGVFGVAKSFSPLYWLYIALEFLEAAIGDPGSPAYILITELVSKKYRIIFIMISSFGCVLGGFVTALVAWLVPYWRYFLRVVYTPALLFVFYKYMLCESPRWLLIKGKKEEAITILKKIAKNNNTKLDNIEKLSCEECKEEKFQNILKDTLQSKLLRRRFFVCVIWWITSTFVNYGLSINSVLLQGNKYLNYAFISLLEVPGIFILTYILTHCNRKLPLMCCFTVSAILCISQPFIPSNLIWLSVIVYVSGKLFSWFFFEITYLYTSELFPTHTRNSMHALCSSIGRIGSMTAPQTQLLMAYWSGLPQMLFGMTSLLAAGVTLLVPDVSNEALPDTVKQAETMGKTDYKKSEIEKNTMTDVTRL; encoded by the exons ATGTCTCGAGTTACGAACAATACTGAGAATAGAATAGATTTAGAAGATGTTCTCGATAAGTTCAGtgtatatagttattattttatgaagatATCCTTTTTGATGTGTCTTATCTTCTTATCTAATAGTGTCTACTcgtgtaattatatttttgcaacCGAGAAAACTTCTTacag atgCAAGGATCAATCGATAAATAATTCCGACCACATACAAGACGATTGTATGGAATGGGAATATGACAATCCAAATACATTTATGGCTGAA ttccAATTGGCTAATCAAGAATGGAAAAGGACTCTTGTTGGGACCACGCATTGCTTTGGTTATATGGTCGGATTGTTAATTGTTGGTCCACTTTCTGATAg ATTAGGTAGAAAAAATGCTATAGTAGTAACAGCAGTACTTGGAGGAGTGTTTGGTGTGGCAAAAAGTTTCTCTCCTTTGTATTGGTTGTATATTGCACTAGAGTTCCTAGAAGCTGCAATAGGGGATCCAGGGTCTCCGGCGTATATCCTAA ttaCAGAATTGGTATCGAAGAAGTACAGaatcatatttataatgatcAGCTCATTCGGATGCGTTCTTGGTGGGTTCGTTACAGCCTTAGTGGCGTGGCTAGTACCATACTGGAGATATTTCTTAAGAGTTGTCTATACACCGGCACTTCTCTtcgtcttttataaatatatgttatgtGAAAGTCCTCGTTGGTTATTAATCAAAGGAAAAAAGGAAGAagctattacaatattaaaaaaaattgcaaaaaataataatacgaaattggataatatagaaaaactaTCTTGTGAAGAAtgcaaagaggagaaatttcAAAACATCCTTAAAGATACGTTACAATCTAAATTATTACGACGAAGGTTCTTTGTGTGTGTAATTTGGTGGATTACTTCTACATTTGTTAATTATGGTTTATCAATTAACTCGGTTCTTCTTCAAGGAAATAAATACTTGAATTACGCTTTCATATCACTATTGGAAGTGCCaggcatttttatattaacctaTATTTTGACACATTGTAACAGAAAACTTCCTCTAATGTGCTGTTTTACCGTCTCTGCAATATTATGTATCTCTCAACCATTTATTCCTTCAA ATTTGATTTGGCTGTCGGTAATCGTTTACGTTTCTGGTAAATTGTTTTCGTggtttttctttgaaataacgTACCTGTATACATCTGAATTATTTCCGACGCATACAAGAAATTCAATGCACGCGCTTTGTTCTTCTATTGGAAGAATTGGATCAATGACAGCTCCACAAACACAGTTACTG ATGGCGTACTGGTCTGGTTTACCTCAGATGTTATTTGGTATGACATCGTTACTGGCTGCCGGAGTAACACTGTTAGTGCCAGATGTTTCCAATGAAGCATTACCAGATACAGTCAAACAGGCGGAAACGATGGGTAAAACAGATTACAAGAAATCggagatagaaaaaaatacgatGACAGATGTGACACGCTtatga